One Oryza sativa Japonica Group chromosome 8, ASM3414082v1 DNA window includes the following coding sequences:
- the LOC136351379 gene encoding ethylene-responsive transcription factor ERF113-like isoform X1 translates to MFGQQVMQQPPRGFPPLPSSSGSAATAPEQQQPRRRYRGVRQRPWGKWAAEIRDPVKAARVWLGTFDTAEDAARAYDAAAVRFKGSKAKVNFPDEVAGASIAAVQLPRHHQHHPPTSLPPLPVPAHLRPHFSLAGGQSTTPAPAAAAVAAPPREEFPDLSSYAHILQSGDLEYDFHAAVSAGLTTTAGRSSSSSSLSMPPPSEDLDYKPPFGPSN, encoded by the exons ATGTTCGGACAGCAAG TGAtgcagcagccgccgcgcgGCTTTCCTCCTCTGCCGTCGTCGAGCGGATCAGCAGCGACGGcgccggagcagcagcagccacggCGGCGCTACCGCGGCGTGCGGCAGCGGCCGTGGGGGAAGTGGGCGGCGGAGATCCGCGACCCGGTGAAGGCGGCGCGGGTGTGGCTCGGCACCTTCGACACCGCCGAGGACGCCGCCCGCGcctacgacgccgccgccgtccgcttcAAGGGCTCCAAGGCCAAGGTCAACTTCCCCGACGAAGTCGCCGGCGCCAGCATCGCCGCCGTCCAGCTGCCACGCCATCATCAACACCACCCCCCAACGtcactgccgccgctgccggtgcCGGCGCATCTGAGGCCACACTtcagcctcgccggcggccagaGCACCACACCggcgcccgcagccgccgccgtcgccgctccgccgcgggAGGAGTTCCCCGACCTCAGCAGCTACGCGCACATACTGCAGAGCGGCGACCTGGAGTACGACTTCCACGCCGCGGTTTCTGCCGGACTAACGACGACAGCTGGgcgatcgtcgtcgtcgtcgtcattgtCGATGCCGCCGCCATCCGAGGATCTTGACTATAAGCCTCCCTTTGGACCATCTAATTAA
- the LOC136351379 gene encoding ethylene-responsive transcription factor ERF113-like isoform X2, which produces MHDICMNHDGLIAVMQQPPRGFPPLPSSSGSAATAPEQQQPRRRYRGVRQRPWGKWAAEIRDPVKAARVWLGTFDTAEDAARAYDAAAVRFKGSKAKVNFPDEVAGASIAAVQLPRHHQHHPPTSLPPLPVPAHLRPHFSLAGGQSTTPAPAAAAVAAPPREEFPDLSSYAHILQSGDLEYDFHAAVSAGLTTTAGRSSSSSSLSMPPPSEDLDYKPPFGPSN; this is translated from the coding sequence ATGCATGATATATGCATGAATCATGATGGGTTGATCGCAGTGAtgcagcagccgccgcgcgGCTTTCCTCCTCTGCCGTCGTCGAGCGGATCAGCAGCGACGGcgccggagcagcagcagccacggCGGCGCTACCGCGGCGTGCGGCAGCGGCCGTGGGGGAAGTGGGCGGCGGAGATCCGCGACCCGGTGAAGGCGGCGCGGGTGTGGCTCGGCACCTTCGACACCGCCGAGGACGCCGCCCGCGcctacgacgccgccgccgtccgcttcAAGGGCTCCAAGGCCAAGGTCAACTTCCCCGACGAAGTCGCCGGCGCCAGCATCGCCGCCGTCCAGCTGCCACGCCATCATCAACACCACCCCCCAACGtcactgccgccgctgccggtgcCGGCGCATCTGAGGCCACACTtcagcctcgccggcggccagaGCACCACACCggcgcccgcagccgccgccgtcgccgctccgccgcgggAGGAGTTCCCCGACCTCAGCAGCTACGCGCACATACTGCAGAGCGGCGACCTGGAGTACGACTTCCACGCCGCGGTTTCTGCCGGACTAACGACGACAGCTGGgcgatcgtcgtcgtcgtcgtcattgtCGATGCCGCCGCCATCCGAGGATCTTGACTATAAGCCTCCCTTTGGACCATCTAATTAA
- the LOC4346171 gene encoding glycine--tRNA ligase, mitochondrial 1, with amino-acid sequence MVFMRFRPRIFSPSLFGPSKPRTPTLAASPPAAAAARRRIVSMASSTTTSEDALRRALAERQAAVDAQAEAVRALKAAGAAAAKAEVDAAVEALKALKVEAGAAARRLQAAVGASGGGGGAAREEMRQAVVNTLERKLFYIPSFKIYRGVAGLYDYGPPGCAVKANVLAFWRQHFVLEENMLEVDCPCVTPEVVLKASGHVEKFTDLMVKDEKTGTCYRADHLLKDHCKEKLEKDLTLSPEKAAELKHVLAVLDDLSADELGAKIKEYGIVAPDTKNPLSDPYPFNLMFQTSIGPTGLNVGYMRPETAQGIFVNFKDLYYYNGQKLPFAAAQIGQAFRNEISPRQGLLRVREFTLAEIEHFVDPEDKSHPKFVDVADLEFLMFPRELQLSGESAKLVKLGEAVSKGTVNNETLGYFIGRVYLFLTRLGIDKNRLRFRQHLPNEMAHYAADCWDAEIECSYGWIECVGIADRSAYDLRAHSDKSGVPLVAHEKFSKPREVEKLVIVPSKKDLGLAFKGNQKMVVEALEAMSEKEAMDMKAALESKGETNFQVCTLGKDVVITKKMVSISMEKKLEHQRVFTPSVIEPSFGIGRIIYCLFEHSFYTRPSKSEEEQLNVFRFPPIVAPIKCTVFPLVKNQEFDDAAKVIDKALTTAGISHIIDTTAISIGRRYARTDEIGVPFAVTVDSATSVTIRERDSKEQIRVGIDEVASVVKQLTDGQSTWADVSFKYPSHIGPQGDQE; translated from the exons ATGGTCTTTATGCGATTCCGCCCCCGGATTTTCTCCCCTTCGCTTTTCGGCCCCTCTAAACCCAGAACCCCAACCCTAGCCGcctccccacccgccgccgccgccgctcgccgccggatCGTCTCGATggcctcctcgacgacgacgtcggagGACGCGCTGCGCCGGGCGCTGGCGGAGAGGCAGGCGGCCGTGGACgcgcaggcggaggcggtgcgGGCGCTCAAGGCGGCGGGGGCAGCTGCGGCCAAGGCCGAGGTGGATGCCGCGGTCGAGGCGCTCAAGGCGCTCAAGGtggaggccggcgccgccgcgcggaggCTGCAGGCGGCCGTCGGGGcttccggcggcggaggcggggccgCGCGGGAGGAGATGCGGCAGGCGGTGGTGAACACGCTGGAGAGGAAGCTGTTCTACATCCCTTCCTTCAAGATCTACCGCGGCGTCGCCGGGCTGTACGACTACGGCCCGCCGGGATGCGCCGTCAAGGCCAACGTGCTCGCCTTCTGGAGGCAG caCTTCGTTTTGGAGGAGAACATGTTGGAGGTTGACTGCCCCTGTGTGACGCCTGAGGTTGTGTTGAAGGCATCGGGGCATGTCGAGAAGTTTACTGACCTCATGGTTAAGGATGAGAAGACAGGCACATGCTACCGTGCTGACCACCTGTTGAAAGATCACTGCAAGGAGAAGCTTGAGAAGGATCTCACCTTGTCCCCGGAGAAGGCAGCTGAATTGAAGCATGTTCTTGCTGTCCTGGATGACCTTTCAGCAGATGAACTTGGCGCAAAGATTAAGGAATATGGGATTGTTGCCCCTGATACTAAGAACCCGCTCTCTGATCCCTACCCGTTCAATCTTATGTTCCAGACATCCATCGGCCCTACCGGTCTTAATGTTGG GTATATGAGACCAGAAACAGCACAGGGTATTTTTGTCAACTTCAAGGACTTGTACTATTACAACGGGCAAAAGCTCCCTTTCGCAGCAGCTCAAATCGGGCAAGCATTCCGTAATGAG ATTTCTCCACGACAAGGTCTTCTACGTGTGCGTGAATTCACATTAGCCGAGATTGAGCACTTTGTGGATCCTGAGGATAAATCTCACCCAAAATTTGTTGATGTTGCTGATTTGGAGTTTTTGATGTTTCCAAGAGAGCTGCAACTTTCAGGGGAGTCAGCCAAGTTAGTGAAGCTTGGGGAAGCAGTTTCAAAG GGAACTGTTAATAATGAGACACTTGGTTACTTCATTGGGAGGGTCTATCTTTTCCTAACACGTTTGGGTATTGATAAAAACCGGCTACGCTTCAGGCAGCATCTACCTAATGAGATGGCCCATTATGCTGCTGACTGTTGGGATGCAGAGATTGAGTGCTCTTACGGATGGATAGAATGTGTGGGCATTGCTGACAGATCTGCGTATGATTTGCGAGCTCATTCT GACAAAAGTGGTGTTCCACTTGTTGCTCATGAAAAATTCTCAAAGCCTAGAGAGGTTGAG AAACTTGTTATAGTGCCCTCAAAGAAAGACCTGGGGCTTGCTTTTAAGGGGAACCAAAAGATGGTGGTTGAAGCATTGGAG GCTATGAGTGAGAAAGAAGCAATGGACATGAAAGCTGCTCTTGAATCTAAGGGAGAAACAAATTTCCAAGTGTGTACTCTTGGAAAGGATGTGGTAATAACCAAGAAAATGGTATCGATCAGTATGGAAAAGAAGTTGGAACACCAACGAGTCTTCACCCCATCAGTCATTGAGCCTTCATTTGGCATTGGGAGGATAATCTACTGTCTATTTGAGCATTCCTTCTACACAAGACCTAGCAAATCAGAAGAGGAACAACTGAATGTCTTCCGGTTCCCTCCTATTGTTGCTCCTATCAAATGCACTGTGTTCCCCCTGGTGAAGAATCAGGAGTTTGACGACGCTGCGAAAGTTATTGATAAAGCATTAACAACAGCAGGCATCTCGCATATTATTGACACTACTG CCATTTCTATTGGGAGGAGGTATGCAAGGACAGATGAGATCGGTGTTCCATTCGCGGTAACAGTTGACTCTGCGACAAGCGTGACAATCCGGGAGAGGGACAGCAAGGAGCAGATCCGAGTTGGCATCGATGAGGTGGCATCAGTGGTGAAACAGCTGACAGATGGGCAAAGCACCTGGGCCGATGTTTCATTT